The proteins below are encoded in one region of Caulobacter henricii:
- the lgt gene encoding prolipoprotein diacylglyceryl transferase, protein MIFPDIDPVVHLGPLALQWGPLAIRWYALAYVAGILLGWRYMVRLVNREPLWGGRTPTATPLQIDDLVLWITLGIILGGRLGYIVFYMLVNEGQRNGLIEHPMAAFRIWEGGMSFHGGFLGVCAAVALFARQQKIDVLKLGDLIAPVAPIGLFFGRVANFINGELWGRVTDHPFGVIFCNQTVQYANGGRCPAGPDPRHPSQLYEAALEGLVLFAILWFATYRLKWLRRRGALTGAFLVGYGLFRALLENVRNPDEGMPDFPFGLTMGMILSIPMLLVGAWMLWKALREPADEAPNSETHEPA, encoded by the coding sequence GTGATCTTTCCCGATATCGACCCGGTCGTGCACCTGGGCCCCCTGGCCCTGCAATGGGGCCCGCTGGCGATCCGCTGGTACGCCCTGGCCTATGTCGCCGGCATACTGCTCGGCTGGCGCTACATGGTCCGCCTGGTCAACCGCGAACCCCTGTGGGGCGGCCGGACACCGACCGCGACACCGCTGCAGATCGACGACCTGGTGCTCTGGATCACCCTCGGCATAATCCTCGGCGGACGGCTGGGCTATATCGTCTTCTACATGCTGGTGAATGAGGGCCAGAGGAACGGCCTGATAGAGCACCCCATGGCGGCCTTCCGGATCTGGGAGGGCGGCATGTCCTTCCACGGCGGCTTTCTGGGCGTCTGCGCGGCCGTGGCCCTGTTTGCCCGTCAGCAAAAGATCGATGTGCTGAAACTCGGCGACCTGATCGCTCCGGTCGCGCCGATTGGCCTGTTCTTTGGCCGGGTGGCCAATTTCATCAATGGCGAGCTGTGGGGCCGGGTCACGGACCATCCGTTCGGGGTGATCTTCTGCAACCAGACCGTCCAGTATGCCAATGGCGGCCGCTGTCCCGCCGGGCCGGATCCGCGCCATCCCAGCCAGCTCTATGAGGCGGCCCTGGAAGGGCTCGTGCTGTTCGCCATTCTGTGGTTCGCGACCTACAGACTGAAATGGCTGCGGCGCCGGGGAGCCCTGACCGGGGCCTTCCTGGTCGGCTACGGCCTGTTCCGCGCCCTGCTGGAGAACGTGCGCAATCCCGACGAGGGCATGCCCGACTTTCCGTTTGGCCTGACCATGGGCATGATCCTGTCGATCCCGATGCTGCTGGTCGGGGCCTGGATGCTGTGGAAGGCGCTGCGCGAGCCGGCCGACGAGGCTCCAAATTCCGAGACCCATGAGCCTGCTTGA
- a CDS encoding accessory factor UbiK family protein, producing the protein MHSQNPFLDEFAKLTQAAMGIAQTAGEEAKTAMRAQADRLAAEFDLIRREDFEALKAEVAALREEVAGLKAKKAAAPKADKKAAGTGE; encoded by the coding sequence ATGCACAGCCAGAACCCCTTCCTTGACGAATTCGCCAAGCTGACCCAGGCGGCCATGGGCATCGCCCAGACGGCCGGCGAAGAGGCCAAGACCGCCATGCGGGCCCAGGCCGACCGTCTTGCGGCTGAATTTGACCTGATCCGCCGCGAGGATTTCGAGGCGCTGAAGGCCGAGGTGGCTGCGCTGCGCGAAGAGGTTGCTGGCCTGAAGGCCAAGAAGGCCGCTGCGCCCAAGGCCGACAAGAAGGCCGCCGGAACAGGCGAATAG
- a CDS encoding YbjN domain-containing protein — protein MDTRPEDDDVLMALDPLEVVEHVLSAENLTFDRTEDGDLAFALTGDWKDYELWFAWRPEADCLQLCLSLDLRAPKTKRASAYELLAMINQRVWLGHFEVWTEDGEVVFRHALALPAGERPTMAQAASMIDAAVEAADRFYPAFDFLLQGAKTPDEAMAACMFETVGQA, from the coding sequence ATGGATACCCGACCGGAAGACGACGACGTCCTGATGGCGCTCGACCCCCTCGAGGTGGTCGAGCATGTTCTGTCCGCCGAAAACCTGACCTTTGACCGCACCGAAGACGGCGATCTGGCCTTTGCCCTGACTGGCGACTGGAAGGATTACGAGCTGTGGTTTGCGTGGCGGCCTGAGGCCGACTGCCTGCAACTTTGCCTGTCTCTGGACCTGCGGGCCCCCAAGACCAAGCGCGCCAGTGCCTATGAACTGCTGGCCATGATCAACCAGCGCGTCTGGCTGGGCCATTTCGAGGTCTGGACCGAGGATGGCGAGGTGGTGTTCCGCCATGCCCTGGCCCTGCCGGCAGGCGAGCGCCCGACCATGGCCCAGGCAGCCTCGATGATCGACGCTGCCGTCGAAGCGGCTGACCGCTTCTATCCGGCCTTCGACTTCCTGCTGCAGGGTGCCAAGACCCCGGACGAGGCCATGGCCGCCTGCATGTTCGAGACCGTCGGCCAGGCTTAG
- the proC gene encoding pyrroline-5-carboxylate reductase, with protein MTPILLLGAGRMGGALIQGWREAGAFPVADLIVRDPNVDPAAFVGALVNPPLEALSAAKTVLLAVKPQIWREAIEDVVPHLAPDAVIVSIAAGVRAADISAAFGGRAVARVMPTTAVAIGRGTASIFADTPDARSVAHALFAPVATMVDLDREDLLHAATAVSGSAPAYLYAFVEALEAAGAGVGLDPAASAKLARATIIGAAALMEAGGEEPSELRKQVTSPGGTTAAALAVLMGEGGFGDLLPRALDAAIARSKALGG; from the coding sequence ATGACCCCCATCCTCCTCCTCGGTGCCGGTCGCATGGGTGGCGCTCTGATCCAGGGCTGGCGCGAGGCCGGGGCCTTTCCCGTCGCTGACCTGATCGTCCGTGATCCCAATGTTGACCCCGCCGCCTTCGTGGGCGCTCTGGTCAATCCGCCGCTGGAAGCCCTCTCCGCCGCGAAAACCGTCCTGCTGGCCGTTAAGCCGCAGATCTGGCGCGAGGCGATCGAGGATGTGGTCCCCCACCTCGCCCCCGACGCCGTCATCGTCTCGATCGCCGCCGGGGTACGCGCCGCAGACATCTCTGCAGCCTTCGGCGGCCGCGCCGTCGCCCGGGTGATGCCGACCACCGCCGTGGCCATCGGCCGGGGCACGGCCAGCATCTTTGCCGACACGCCGGACGCCCGCTCTGTCGCCCACGCCCTGTTCGCACCCGTCGCCACTATGGTCGATCTCGACCGTGAGGACCTGCTGCACGCGGCCACTGCCGTCTCGGGCTCGGCTCCGGCCTATCTGTACGCCTTCGTCGAGGCGCTGGAGGCGGCCGGTGCCGGGGTGGGTCTCGACCCGGCGGCTTCGGCAAAGCTCGCTCGCGCCACCATCATCGGTGCGGCAGCCCTGATGGAGGCGGGCGGCGAGGAGCCCTCCGAGCTGCGCAAGCAGGTCACCTCGCCGGGCGGCACCACGGCGGCGGCGCTTGCGGTGCTGATGGGCGAGGGCGGCTTCGGCGATCTTCTGCCCCGCGCGCTGGATGCAGCGATCGCGCGGTCAAAGGCCCTGGGCGGCTAG
- a CDS encoding SPFH domain-containing protein, with translation MSPEPAFARKSITPTSFRNAMVIVAGVLVLMTGGCQILSHSTTVEPGNVGVKIKTLGSGAGVSPEALPARWYFRGIGERIVQYPVIQRTYSYTREKDERGNENEEITFSDNTGLPMTADVSVTMQVNPASAPNLYQTYRLTFDQLLDGPIRNDVRSAVAAEAEKVGVETLYSGGRQMVIQKAFARVAGKWSKHGVTVSQMDWIGSIRYPTAVIDQMQRKTQLEQEALAAKALEAKETALANAAVAKAKGEAEAIRIKGEALRSNPQVLQQQAIEKWDGVLPKVTGSSTPFVKID, from the coding sequence ATGAGTCCTGAGCCCGCCTTCGCCCGCAAGTCGATCACTCCGACCTCCTTCCGCAATGCCATGGTGATCGTGGCCGGCGTGCTGGTCCTGATGACCGGCGGCTGCCAGATCCTGTCGCACAGCACCACGGTCGAGCCCGGCAATGTCGGGGTCAAGATCAAGACCCTCGGCTCCGGGGCCGGGGTGTCGCCGGAAGCCCTGCCGGCGCGCTGGTACTTCCGCGGCATCGGCGAGCGGATCGTCCAGTATCCGGTGATCCAGCGTACCTACAGCTACACGCGCGAGAAGGACGAGCGCGGCAATGAGAACGAGGAGATCACCTTCTCCGACAATACCGGCCTGCCGATGACCGCCGATGTCTCGGTGACCATGCAGGTCAATCCGGCCTCGGCCCCGAACCTCTACCAGACCTATCGCCTGACCTTCGACCAGCTGCTCGATGGCCCGATCCGCAATGATGTCCGCTCGGCCGTGGCGGCCGAGGCCGAGAAGGTCGGGGTCGAGACCCTGTATAGCGGGGGGCGCCAGATGGTGATCCAGAAGGCCTTCGCCAGGGTCGCCGGGAAGTGGTCCAAGCACGGGGTGACAGTCTCGCAAATGGACTGGATCGGCTCGATCCGCTACCCGACCGCCGTCATCGACCAGATGCAGCGCAAGACCCAGCTGGAGCAGGAAGCCCTGGCCGCCAAGGCGCTCGAGGCCAAGGAAACCGCCCTGGCCAATGCCGCCGTGGCCAAGGCCAAGGGTGAGGCCGAGGCTATCCGGATCAAGGGCGAGGCACTCCGCTCCAATCCCCAGGTCCTGCAGCAGCAGGCGATCGAGAAGTGGGATGGCGTCCTGCCCAAGGTCACCGGCTCCTCGACGCCGTTCGTCAAGATCGACTGA
- a CDS encoding ATP-binding protein produces the protein MRLRAKLYIPRQIKRWLPTSLFGRSLLIIVLPVAVMQIAVTWAFFDAHWQTVNSKLSEGLAGDIAWAVASYQDDPSPEAVVKLAARAEESLALSIAFQKGKKLPTGRRTSLLPALDRSLQDALADRLIAPFWFDTTRYTAYIDIRVQVEGGVLQIYALRDRAFATQGHIFILWMVMATLLLTAVAILFIRNQVRAIERLADAADAFGRGGDIDFKPHGAREVRQAAMAFLAMKARIQRHIEQRTALLASVSHDLRTPLTRLKLEVALAEPCERMDAMKGDLSEMEHMIDEYLAFARGEGGETPQTVDLTDLIGGVVAAAVRTGAAVEAEIAPDLVVELRPNAFRRALANLIDNAAAHGEHVRVSVAARITGGVEILVDDDGPGIPEDRYEDAFKPFNRLDESRNQNEKGVGLGLAIARDMARGLGGDLVLERSPMGGLRAVMRLPG, from the coding sequence ATGCGCCTGCGCGCCAAGCTCTACATCCCCCGCCAGATCAAGCGCTGGCTGCCGACCTCGCTGTTCGGACGGTCGCTGCTGATCATCGTCCTGCCGGTGGCGGTGATGCAGATCGCCGTGACCTGGGCCTTTTTCGACGCCCACTGGCAGACTGTGAACAGCAAGCTGTCCGAGGGGCTGGCCGGCGACATCGCCTGGGCCGTCGCCAGCTACCAGGACGATCCGAGCCCCGAGGCCGTCGTCAAGCTGGCCGCGCGCGCCGAAGAATCCCTGGCCCTGTCCATCGCCTTTCAGAAGGGCAAGAAACTGCCGACCGGGCGTCGCACCTCGCTTCTGCCGGCCCTGGATCGCTCGTTGCAGGACGCCCTGGCCGACCGGCTGATCGCGCCCTTCTGGTTCGATACCACCCGCTACACCGCCTATATCGACATCCGGGTGCAGGTGGAGGGCGGGGTCCTGCAGATCTACGCCCTGCGCGATCGGGCCTTCGCCACCCAGGGCCATATCTTCATCCTCTGGATGGTCATGGCGACCCTGCTGCTGACGGCGGTGGCCATTCTGTTCATCCGCAACCAGGTGCGGGCCATCGAGCGCCTGGCCGATGCGGCCGATGCCTTCGGTCGCGGCGGCGATATCGACTTCAAGCCCCATGGCGCGCGCGAGGTGCGGCAGGCCGCCATGGCCTTCCTGGCCATGAAGGCACGCATCCAGCGCCATATCGAACAGCGCACCGCCCTGCTGGCCAGTGTCAGCCATGACCTGCGCACGCCCCTGACCCGACTGAAGCTTGAGGTGGCCCTGGCCGAACCGTGCGAGCGGATGGACGCCATGAAGGGCGACCTCTCGGAAATGGAGCACATGATCGACGAATACCTCGCCTTTGCCCGCGGCGAGGGCGGGGAGACGCCCCAGACCGTCGATCTGACCGATCTGATCGGCGGCGTCGTGGCGGCCGCCGTCCGGACCGGCGCGGCAGTCGAGGCCGAGATCGCGCCCGACCTGGTCGTGGAACTGCGGCCCAATGCCTTCCGGCGCGCCCTGGCCAACCTGATCGACAATGCTGCCGCCCATGGCGAACACGTCAGGGTCTCGGTCGCCGCGCGGATCACCGGCGGGGTGGAGATCCTGGTCGACGACGATGGCCCGGGCATTCCGGAAGACCGCTATGAGGACGCCTTCAAGCCGTTCAACCGGCTGGATGAGTCCCGCAACCAGAACGAAAAGGGCGTCGGGCTGGGTCTGGCCATCGCCCGCGACATGGCGCGGGGCCTGGGCGGGGACCTGGTGCTGGAACGCTCACCGATGGGCGGTCTGCGGGCGGTGATGCGTTTACCGGGCTAG
- a CDS encoding response regulator: MTPEERRDRHLLVVDDDDRIRKLLKEYLVRAGFRVSTAADAAGADRLCAALDFDLMVLDVMMPGEDGLAFTRRLRAKGGETARTPILMLTARDQTQDRIEGLSLGVDDYLGKPFEPQELLLRIEAILRRTTARPTGPRALSLGRCAFEPERGELTCDGQAVRLTEAEVALMRRLARAVHEPVDRLDLARDTADATGRAIDVQVTRLRRKIEPDPKNPRYLQTVRGIGYRLAPD; the protein is encoded by the coding sequence ATGACACCCGAAGAACGCCGCGACCGCCACCTGCTGGTCGTCGATGATGACGACCGCATTCGCAAGCTGCTCAAGGAGTACCTGGTCCGGGCCGGGTTCCGGGTCAGCACGGCTGCCGATGCGGCCGGGGCTGACAGGCTTTGCGCCGCCCTGGACTTCGACCTGATGGTGCTGGACGTGATGATGCCCGGCGAAGACGGCCTGGCCTTCACGCGGCGCCTGAGGGCGAAGGGCGGCGAAACCGCCCGCACCCCGATCCTGATGCTGACCGCCCGCGACCAGACCCAGGACCGCATCGAGGGGCTGAGCCTCGGGGTGGATGACTATCTGGGCAAGCCCTTCGAACCGCAGGAACTGCTGCTGCGGATCGAGGCCATCCTGCGCCGGACCACCGCCCGGCCGACCGGCCCGCGGGCCCTGTCCCTGGGACGCTGCGCCTTCGAACCCGAGCGCGGCGAGCTGACCTGTGACGGCCAGGCCGTGCGCCTGACCGAGGCCGAGGTCGCCCTGATGCGCCGTCTGGCTCGCGCGGTGCATGAGCCGGTCGACCGGCTGGATCTGGCCCGCGACACCGCCGACGCCACCGGCCGCGCCATCGACGTCCAGGTCACCCGCCTGCGCCGCAAGATCGAGCCCGACCCGAAGAACCCGCGCTATTTGCAGACGGTGCGGGGCATTGGCTATCGGCTGGCCCCGGATTGA
- a CDS encoding MarR family winged helix-turn-helix transcriptional regulator, producing the protein MIAPLQQGAADPRLILRDEELDSGLELILLAEAALWAAVDGALEAEGLGLGRSHWRAAFLLRRRPGIGVQDLSKLTSLSKQAASRTLADLARAGLVERASGDLDGRRKPAVLTEQGLAFEARTAERLRALLAKAYRTGGLDGVAGTRRILAALAGPRQGVGPTRRVVA; encoded by the coding sequence ATGATAGCCCCTCTGCAGCAAGGCGCGGCCGATCCCCGGCTCATCCTGCGTGACGAGGAGCTGGACAGCGGCCTGGAGCTGATCCTGCTGGCCGAGGCGGCCCTCTGGGCGGCGGTCGATGGGGCCCTGGAAGCCGAAGGCCTCGGCCTCGGACGGTCCCACTGGCGCGCGGCCTTCCTGCTCCGACGCCGGCCAGGCATCGGCGTGCAGGACCTGTCAAAGCTGACCAGCCTCTCGAAACAGGCCGCCAGCCGCACCCTGGCGGACCTGGCCCGGGCCGGCCTGGTCGAGCGCGCCTCCGGCGATCTGGACGGCCGCCGCAAGCCCGCGGTGCTGACCGAGCAAGGCCTGGCCTTCGAGGCCCGCACCGCCGAGCGCCTGCGCGCCCTGCTGGCCAAGGCCTATCGAACCGGCGGCCTCGACGGCGTGGCCGGCACAAGGCGCATCCTGGCCGCTCTCGCGGGTCCGAGACAGGGTGTGGGTCCAACCCGTAGAGTGGTGGCATGA
- a CDS encoding TonB-dependent receptor plug domain-containing protein, whose protein sequence is MTRTILLATTALILMAGPALAVAAPQTPETPPPAAEANQRGVLVFQPDFFAAQRPNTAMDMVSRVPGFSANDGSGARGFEGAVGNILINGNRPASKNDTGSSVLSRTPANQVERIELIRGGAAGVDMQGYSVIVNVILKSTASRQSILTLNGMLFDGGHDVFGGSYQFTAREGDRSWGVTLSDGMGSSDSNGPGRTVRRDGKGAVTRDEAFENDGWGGGRSIRGNFNGPLAGGKLDATARYGVGDWQNWTRQRSTVALRENSYAYEDREGELGLTYTRPIAPRWSMETRAIHEFEISEDVSIGQETLGGVARPQQRFSSQGESSESIFRALVRHERSAALTFEAGGEVAYNMLEVEQAFTQGGVAVPLPSASVKVEETRGEAFSKATWQLNPKLTLEGGLRLETSTIKQSGDADHEKSFFFAKPRFLATWTPMAKNQVRFRFERELGQLDFDDFAASAELDDDTVYGGNVNLEPEQRWISELTYERRFLGEGIVSVGYRHDEIIGVIDRLPLPGGLSATGNIGDGTLDRLSVNIVVPLDRLHIPGGRFTFKNDWNETSVVDPTSGKKRPISGVRASQANVGFQQDLTRYKLQWGINWLPRLGQGTYDPDQKSVWRGAGYYESFVEYKPSPTLALRAQLNLWDDFTVRRTVYANRTTRAVAFVEDREIDPRTFVSLRLRKTF, encoded by the coding sequence ATGACCAGAACCATCCTGCTGGCCACGACGGCGCTGATCCTGATGGCCGGCCCGGCCCTTGCCGTCGCAGCGCCTCAAACGCCAGAGACCCCGCCCCCCGCCGCCGAGGCAAACCAACGTGGAGTTCTGGTCTTTCAGCCGGACTTCTTCGCCGCCCAGCGCCCCAACACCGCGATGGACATGGTCAGCCGCGTGCCGGGCTTCTCGGCCAATGACGGCTCCGGCGCGCGGGGCTTCGAGGGTGCGGTCGGCAACATTCTGATCAATGGCAACCGGCCGGCCTCGAAGAACGATACCGGCTCCAGCGTCCTGTCACGCACCCCCGCCAACCAGGTCGAGCGCATCGAACTGATCCGCGGCGGAGCGGCCGGCGTCGACATGCAGGGCTATTCGGTGATCGTGAACGTGATCCTGAAATCCACGGCCAGCCGCCAGTCGATCCTGACTCTGAACGGCATGCTGTTCGATGGCGGACATGATGTTTTCGGCGGCTCCTACCAGTTCACGGCCCGTGAAGGCGACCGCAGCTGGGGCGTGACGCTGTCGGACGGCATGGGCTCGAGCGACTCCAACGGTCCGGGCCGCACGGTTCGCCGCGACGGCAAGGGTGCCGTGACCCGCGACGAGGCCTTTGAGAACGACGGCTGGGGTGGCGGACGCTCGATCCGCGGCAACTTCAACGGCCCGCTGGCGGGCGGCAAGCTGGATGCGACCGCCCGCTACGGGGTCGGCGACTGGCAAAACTGGACACGGCAGCGCTCAACGGTGGCCCTCCGCGAGAACAGCTATGCCTATGAGGACCGGGAAGGCGAGCTGGGCCTGACCTATACCCGCCCCATCGCGCCGCGCTGGTCGATGGAAACCCGGGCGATCCACGAGTTCGAGATCTCGGAAGACGTCTCGATCGGCCAGGAAACCCTGGGCGGCGTCGCGCGGCCGCAACAGCGGTTCAGCTCTCAGGGCGAGTCCTCGGAATCCATCTTCCGCGCCCTGGTGCGACACGAGCGCTCGGCCGCCCTGACCTTCGAAGCCGGCGGCGAGGTCGCCTACAACATGCTGGAGGTCGAACAGGCCTTTACCCAGGGTGGCGTCGCCGTGCCCCTGCCGTCAGCCTCGGTCAAGGTCGAGGAAACCCGCGGGGAAGCCTTCTCCAAGGCCACCTGGCAGCTGAACCCCAAGCTGACCCTTGAGGGTGGCCTTCGACTGGAAACCTCGACCATCAAGCAGTCGGGCGACGCGGACCACGAAAAGAGCTTCTTCTTCGCAAAGCCACGCTTCCTGGCCACCTGGACGCCCATGGCGAAGAACCAGGTCCGCTTCCGGTTTGAACGCGAACTGGGCCAGCTGGATTTCGACGATTTCGCCGCCTCGGCGGAACTCGATGACGACACCGTCTATGGCGGCAATGTCAATCTGGAGCCGGAGCAGCGCTGGATTTCGGAACTGACCTATGAGCGCCGGTTCCTGGGCGAAGGCATCGTCTCGGTCGGCTATCGCCATGACGAAATCATCGGCGTGATCGACCGCCTGCCCCTGCCGGGCGGTCTTTCGGCAACGGGCAATATCGGCGACGGCACACTGGACCGCCTGTCGGTCAATATCGTCGTGCCTCTGGACCGACTGCACATTCCGGGTGGTCGCTTCACCTTCAAGAATGACTGGAACGAGACCAGCGTGGTCGATCCGACCAGCGGCAAGAAGCGTCCGATTTCGGGCGTCCGGGCCAGCCAGGCCAATGTCGGGTTCCAGCAGGACCTGACGCGCTACAAGCTGCAATGGGGGATCAACTGGCTGCCGCGTCTCGGCCAGGGCACCTATGATCCGGACCAGAAGAGCGTCTGGCGCGGTGCGGGCTATTACGAAAGCTTCGTCGAATACAAGCCGAGCCCCACCCTGGCGCTGCGGGCCCAGTTGAACCTCTGGGACGACTTCACGGTCCGCCGGACGGTCTATGCCAACCGTACCACCCGGGCTGTGGCCTTTGTCGAGGACCGGGAAATCGATCCGCGCACCTTCGTCTCGCTGCGACTGCGCAAGACCTTCTGA
- a CDS encoding tetratricopeptide repeat protein has product MLARIVGIILGTILATSGYVVAGWGQLGSWAAHLDLGPFEPHRPLAGAAAAILGGVLVVAALTPRPKPKSRRKGPVALDLDSGLVAMPVLLPEPVADAPPIVMPVLQATPVTPPPPQPAAPPKPAAAESFAQLRERMVALTRSEAWNDAARALLAMKTAARGDRELATVHRDLGDFARGQGQLDDAAEAYETAASYARDALRAAPNDVNAMELLAGTLAGVGDVAEIEGRLDDALSAFEESLALRRSSGGREAHDPGAQRALSVSLERLADLREDRGHRMRALDLYRESYDVAARLAARDPTRFSSDLESTRQRLAELEARIAT; this is encoded by the coding sequence ATGCTGGCTCGCATCGTAGGGATCATTTTGGGGACGATCCTGGCGACGTCGGGATATGTAGTTGCAGGCTGGGGGCAGCTGGGAAGCTGGGCCGCGCATCTCGATCTCGGACCTTTCGAGCCGCATCGACCATTGGCCGGCGCGGCGGCGGCGATACTCGGGGGAGTACTCGTCGTCGCCGCCCTGACCCCGCGTCCCAAGCCCAAGTCCCGCAGGAAGGGCCCGGTCGCCCTGGACCTCGACAGCGGACTGGTCGCTATGCCGGTGCTCCTGCCCGAGCCCGTTGCCGACGCCCCGCCGATCGTCATGCCCGTGCTCCAGGCGACGCCCGTAACCCCACCGCCGCCCCAACCGGCTGCGCCGCCCAAGCCTGCGGCCGCCGAGAGCTTTGCCCAGCTGCGCGAGCGCATGGTGGCCCTGACCCGGTCCGAAGCCTGGAACGACGCGGCCAGGGCGCTGCTGGCCATGAAGACGGCCGCCCGCGGCGACCGCGAACTGGCCACGGTGCATCGCGACCTGGGCGATTTCGCCCGCGGCCAAGGCCAGCTGGACGACGCCGCCGAGGCCTATGAAACCGCCGCCTCCTATGCCCGCGACGCCCTGCGCGCCGCCCCCAATGACGTCAATGCCATGGAACTGCTGGCCGGTACCCTGGCCGGGGTGGGGGATGTGGCCGAGATCGAGGGCCGCCTGGACGATGCCCTGTCCGCCTTCGAAGAATCCCTGGCCCTGCGTCGATCCAGCGGCGGGCGCGAGGCCCATGACCCCGGCGCCCAGCGCGCACTGTCGGTGTCGCTGGAGCGCCTCGCCGACCTGCGTGAGGACCGCGGCCACCGCATGCGGGCCCTCGATCTCTATCGCGAAAGCTATGACGTCGCCGCCCGTCTGGCGGCCCGCGATCCGACAAGGTTCTCCTCGGACCTGGAGTCCACGCGCCAGAGACTGGCCGAGCTGGAAGCCCGCATCGCGACCTGA
- a CDS encoding DUF4870 family protein — protein sequence MTDVSAPAPSPVIRAEEDKVLPAVVYGLYLLGFASCAATTVVGLIVAYANRSAAGPINESHYTFAIRSFWLTIGWFLIGLAMFILGLPLSLLLVGIPVVAAGVMIMGLVGVWFAIRCGAGIYYLAKGEAYPRPRTWLI from the coding sequence ATGACCGATGTCTCCGCTCCCGCCCCGTCGCCCGTGATCCGCGCCGAAGAGGACAAGGTCCTGCCGGCCGTCGTCTATGGGCTTTACCTGCTGGGGTTCGCCAGCTGCGCGGCCACCACGGTGGTCGGCCTGATCGTCGCCTATGCCAACCGCAGCGCGGCCGGACCGATCAATGAGAGCCACTACACCTTCGCCATCCGCAGCTTCTGGCTGACCATCGGCTGGTTCCTGATCGGCCTGGCGATGTTCATCCTGGGCCTGCCCCTGTCGCTTCTGCTGGTCGGCATCCCGGTCGTGGCAGCCGGCGTCATGATCATGGGCCTGGTCGGGGTGTGGTTTGCGATCCGCTGCGGCGCCGGTATCTACTACCTGGCCAAGGGCGAAGCCTATCCGCGACCCAGGACATGGCTGATTTAA
- a CDS encoding DUF4870 family protein, which produces MTDLDPAVPPALQDDKTLPVVVYALTLGGLITGGVTSVIAVILAYVSRKGAPDWLQSHYVFAIRTFWLSLLFALAGGLLSVIGIGFVILAAVGVWLAVRCIIGLSYLLKGQAYPTPQNWML; this is translated from the coding sequence GTGACCGATCTCGACCCCGCCGTTCCACCGGCCCTGCAGGATGACAAGACCCTGCCGGTCGTCGTCTATGCCCTGACCCTGGGCGGGCTGATCACCGGGGGCGTCACCAGCGTCATCGCCGTGATCCTGGCCTATGTCAGCCGCAAGGGCGCGCCCGACTGGCTGCAGAGCCACTATGTCTTCGCCATTCGCACCTTCTGGCTGTCGCTGCTGTTTGCCCTGGCCGGCGGACTGCTGAGCGTGATCGGAATCGGCTTCGTGATCCTGGCCGCGGTCGGCGTCTGGCTGGCCGTGCGCTGCATCATCGGCCTGTCCTATCTGCTCAAGGGTCAGGCCTATCCCACACCGCAAAACTGGATGCTCTGA